The Pantoea vagans genome includes a window with the following:
- the nagB gene encoding glucosamine-6-phosphate deaminase: MRLIPLATPTQVGKWAARHIVNRINAFKPSAERPFVLGLPTGGTPLEAYKHLIEMHKAGQVSFKHVVTFNMDEYVGLPKEHPESYHSFMFRNFFDHVDIQPENINLLNGNAPDIDAECRQYEEKIRAYGKINLFMGGVGNDGHIAFNEPASSLSSRTRIKTLTHETRLANSRFFNGDVDQVPKYALTVGVGTLLDAEEVMILVTGHVKAQALQAAVEGNVNHMWTISCLQLHAKSVVVCDEPATMELKVKTVKYFREMEAENMKGV, translated from the coding sequence ATGAGACTGATCCCTTTGGCCACACCTACCCAGGTGGGTAAATGGGCTGCACGCCACATTGTTAACCGCATTAACGCGTTTAAGCCTAGCGCAGAACGTCCCTTCGTGCTGGGTCTGCCAACCGGCGGTACACCGCTGGAAGCTTACAAGCATTTGATCGAGATGCACAAAGCGGGCCAGGTTAGCTTCAAACATGTTGTGACTTTCAATATGGATGAGTACGTTGGCCTGCCAAAAGAGCATCCAGAAAGCTACCACAGCTTCATGTTCCGTAACTTTTTCGATCACGTTGATATTCAACCAGAAAATATCAATCTTCTGAATGGCAATGCACCCGATATTGACGCAGAATGTCGCCAGTACGAAGAGAAGATCCGCGCTTACGGTAAAATCAATCTGTTTATGGGCGGCGTAGGTAACGATGGACACATCGCGTTTAACGAACCGGCCTCTTCACTCTCCTCCCGCACTCGCATCAAAACCCTGACGCATGAGACCCGCCTGGCGAACTCACGCTTCTTCAATGGGGATGTGGATCAGGTGCCTAAATATGCGCTGACCGTGGGCGTGGGCACGCTGTTAGATGCAGAAGAAGTGATGATTTTGGTTACCGGTCATGTGAAAGCGCAAGCGCTGCAGGCCGCAGTGGAAGGTAACGTGAACCATATGTGGACCATCAGCTGCCTGCAATTACATGCGAAATCTGTGGTGGTGTGTGATGAGCCAGCCACCATGGAACTGAAAGTGAAAACCGTGAAATATTTCCGCGAAATGGAAGCGGAAAATATGAAGGGTGTGTGA
- the nagA gene encoding N-acetylglucosamine-6-phosphate deacetylase: MYALVNGRIFTGHEILDDHAVVIANGLIERVCPRDALDANIAQQDVAGAYIAPGFIDLQLNGCGGVQFNDDIDALSVETLEIMQRANEKSGCTSYLPTLITSTNELMKRAVETMRAYLAKHQNQALGLHLEGPWLNKAKKGTHNPELIRLPDAEMVDFLCANADVITKVTLAPENAGDDVIRQLRDAGIIVSAGHSNATYEEAKAGFSAGVSFATHLYNAMPTFAGREPGLIGALFDSPDVYCGIIADGLHVHYANVRNAKRIKGDKLVLVTDATAPAGASIDKFIFAGKTIYYRDGLCVDENGTLSGSALTMIEAVQNSVEHCGIALDEALRMATLYPAQAMGVAKQLGSVTAGKVANLTVFTRDYQITKTLVNGDDVLSE; this comes from the coding sequence ATGTACGCATTAGTAAACGGCCGGATTTTTACTGGCCACGAAATTCTGGACGATCATGCCGTGGTGATTGCCAATGGCCTGATTGAACGCGTGTGCCCACGTGATGCGCTTGATGCGAACATCGCGCAGCAGGATGTGGCTGGTGCATACATCGCTCCCGGATTTATTGATTTGCAACTCAACGGCTGTGGCGGTGTGCAGTTCAACGATGACATTGATGCCCTGAGCGTGGAAACGCTGGAAATCATGCAGCGCGCCAACGAAAAATCGGGCTGCACCAGTTATCTGCCAACGCTGATCACCAGCACCAACGAATTAATGAAGCGCGCCGTTGAAACCATGCGCGCCTATTTAGCCAAACATCAAAATCAAGCACTGGGTCTGCATCTGGAAGGGCCGTGGCTGAACAAAGCCAAAAAAGGTACGCATAACCCAGAGTTGATTCGTCTGCCTGATGCGGAAATGGTCGACTTCCTGTGTGCTAACGCGGATGTGATCACCAAAGTGACGCTGGCGCCAGAGAATGCAGGCGACGACGTGATTCGCCAACTGCGCGATGCGGGCATTATTGTGTCAGCGGGCCACTCCAACGCCACCTATGAAGAAGCCAAAGCCGGCTTTAGCGCGGGCGTGAGTTTTGCCACCCATCTTTATAATGCAATGCCGACCTTCGCAGGCCGTGAACCCGGTCTGATCGGTGCGCTGTTTGATTCACCTGATGTATACTGCGGCATCATTGCAGATGGTTTACATGTCCATTACGCTAACGTGCGGAATGCAAAACGCATCAAAGGCGACAAACTGGTGTTAGTGACGGATGCCACAGCACCGGCAGGCGCATCGATTGATAAATTCATTTTTGCAGGCAAAACAATATACTATCGCGACGGCCTTTGCGTTGACGAAAACGGTACCCTGAGCGGTTCGGCACTGACCATGATTGAGGCAGTGCAGAACAGCGTGGAGCATTGCGGTATCGCTCTGGATGAAGCGTTGCGGATGGCAACCCTGTATCCAGCACAGGCAATGGGCGTGGCAAAACAGTTAGGTTCAGTGACAGCAGGAAAAGTCGCTAACCTGACCGTCTTTACCCGCGATTATCAAATCACTAAGACGTTAGTCAATGGAGACGACGTCCTCAGCGAGTAA
- the nagC gene encoding DNA-binding transcriptional regulator NagC encodes MTTGGQTQIGNVDLVKQLNSAAVYRLIDQQGPISRIQIADLSQLAPASVTKITRQLIERGLIKEVEQQASTGGRRAISIVTETRHFHTIGVRLGRNDATLTLFDLSGKSLAQEDYPLPERTQETLENALFNAITAFMAAHQRKIHELIAIAVILPGLVDPINGIIRYMPHITVSHWPLVSSLKKRFNVTSFVGHDIRSLALAEHYFGASRDCADSILVRLHRGTGAGIIANGHIFLGSNGNVGEIGHIQVDPLGERCHCGNFGCLETIAANGAIENRVRHLLNQGYPSTLTLDNCLMPQICRAANQGDALACEVIEYVGRYLGKAIAIAINLFNPQKVVLAGEITEADKVLFPAIEGCINTQALNAFRKNLPVVRSELDHRSAIGAFALAKRAMLNGILLQHLLEE; translated from the coding sequence ATGACCACTGGCGGCCAGACTCAAATAGGAAATGTCGATCTTGTCAAACAACTTAACAGTGCAGCCGTTTACCGGCTGATTGATCAACAGGGGCCGATTTCGCGCATACAAATTGCCGATCTCAGCCAGCTTGCGCCCGCCAGCGTCACCAAAATTACGCGTCAGCTTATCGAACGTGGCCTCATCAAAGAGGTGGAGCAACAAGCCTCCACCGGTGGGCGCCGCGCCATCTCTATCGTTACTGAAACCCGCCATTTTCATACTATCGGCGTCCGCCTGGGCCGCAATGATGCGACCCTGACGCTGTTTGATCTGAGCGGGAAATCGCTGGCGCAGGAAGATTACCCACTACCGGAGCGCACGCAGGAAACGCTGGAGAATGCGCTGTTCAATGCCATCACCGCGTTTATGGCTGCGCATCAACGTAAGATTCACGAACTGATTGCGATTGCAGTGATCTTGCCCGGTTTGGTCGATCCGATTAACGGCATCATTCGTTATATGCCGCACATCACCGTTAGCCACTGGCCGCTGGTGTCCAGCCTGAAAAAACGCTTTAACGTCACCAGTTTTGTCGGTCACGACATTCGCAGTCTGGCACTGGCAGAGCACTACTTCGGTGCAAGTCGCGACTGTGCAGACTCTATTTTGGTGCGTTTACATCGCGGTACCGGCGCGGGCATTATCGCCAATGGGCATATCTTTCTTGGCAGTAATGGTAACGTCGGCGAGATCGGTCATATTCAGGTCGATCCGCTGGGCGAGCGCTGCCACTGCGGTAATTTTGGCTGCCTGGAAACCATCGCGGCCAACGGCGCGATTGAGAACCGCGTGCGTCATCTGCTTAATCAGGGCTATCCCAGCACGCTGACGCTGGATAATTGCCTGATGCCACAAATTTGCCGTGCCGCGAATCAGGGCGATGCGCTGGCGTGTGAAGTGATCGAATATGTCGGACGCTACCTCGGCAAAGCGATCGCCATCGCTATTAACCTGTTCAACCCGCAGAAAGTGGTGCTGGCCGGTGAAATCACCGAAGCGGATAAGGTGCTGTTCCCAGCCATTGAAGGCTGCATTAACACCCAGGCGTTGAATGCCTTCCGCAAAAATCTGCCGGTGGTGCGTTCCGAATTGGACCATCGTTCGGCAATTGGTGCGTTTGCACTGGCGAAACGCGCAATGCTGAACGGCATTCTGCTGCAGCATCTGCTGGAAGAATAA
- a CDS encoding HAD-IIA family hydrolase, which produces MTIKSVICDIDGVLMHDNTAVKGANEFLQRILEKEMPLVVLTNYPSQTAQDLANRFANAGVEVPDSVFYTSAMATADFLRRQEGKKAYVIGEGALIHELYKAGFTITDVNPDFVIVGETRSFNWEMMHKAAFFVANGARFIATNPDTHARGYVPACGALCAGIETISGRKPFYVGKPSPYIMRAALNKMHAHSEETVIVGDNLRTDILAGFQAGLETILVLSGVSTLSDIDAMPFRPDWIYPSVADIDLF; this is translated from the coding sequence ATGACCATCAAAAGCGTAATCTGTGACATCGACGGCGTGTTGATGCACGACAATACCGCCGTGAAAGGCGCGAACGAGTTTTTGCAGCGCATCCTGGAAAAAGAGATGCCGCTGGTGGTGCTGACTAACTATCCGTCGCAAACCGCGCAGGACCTGGCGAATCGTTTTGCCAATGCGGGCGTTGAAGTGCCGGATTCGGTGTTCTATACCTCTGCCATGGCTACCGCCGATTTCCTGCGTCGTCAGGAGGGTAAAAAAGCCTATGTAATTGGCGAGGGTGCCCTCATTCATGAGCTGTATAAAGCGGGCTTTACCATCACTGACGTCAATCCCGATTTCGTCATCGTCGGTGAAACGCGCTCCTTTAACTGGGAGATGATGCACAAGGCTGCCTTCTTCGTCGCCAACGGTGCGCGCTTTATTGCCACCAACCCGGATACCCATGCGCGCGGCTACGTGCCCGCCTGCGGTGCCTTGTGCGCCGGTATCGAAACCATTTCTGGTCGCAAGCCGTTTTATGTGGGTAAACCGAGCCCGTACATCATGCGTGCGGCGCTGAATAAAATGCATGCGCATTCTGAAGAGACGGTGATTGTGGGGGATAACCTGCGCACCGATATCCTCGCTGGCTTCCAGGCCGGCCTGGAAACTATTCTGGTACTTTCTGGCGTCTCAACCTTGAGCGACATTGATGCAATGCCGTTCCGTCCAGACTGGATTTACCCTTCAGTGGCAGACATCGACCTGTTCTGA
- the asnB gene encoding asparagine synthase B, with protein sequence MCSIFGVLDLKTDPVELRKKALECSRLMRHRGPDWSGVYADDKAILVHERLSIVDVNNGAQPLYNADHTHVLAVNGEIYNHQALRAELSDRYAFQTGSDCEVILALYQEKGLDFLDDLQGMFAFILWDSVKQQYLIGRDHIGIIPLYMGNDEHGNLFVASEMKALVPVCRTIKEFPPGSFMSSSDGEIRRYWQRDWMDFSAVAENTTDAAGLKHALEESVKSHLMSDVPYGVLLSGGLDSSIISAVTKRFAAKRVEDEDKSDAWWPQLHSFAVGLEGSPDLKAAKSVADHLGTVHHEIHFTVQEGLDAIRDVIYHIETYDVTTIRASTPMYLMSRKIKAMGIKMVLSGEGADEVFGGYLYFHKAPNAKEFHEENVRKLLALHMFDCARANKAMSAWGVEARVPFLDKKFLDVAMRINPEDKLCGKNGKMEKHILRECFSSYLPESVAWRQKEQFSDGVGYSWIDSLKEVAAKQITDQQLSTAHFRFPYNTPNSKEAYLYREIFEELFPVASAAECVPGGPSVACSSAKAIEWDEAFKNMDDPSGRAVGVHQSAYK encoded by the coding sequence ATGTGTTCGATTTTTGGTGTGTTGGATCTGAAAACCGATCCTGTTGAATTGCGCAAGAAAGCGCTGGAGTGTTCCCGTCTGATGCGTCACCGTGGCCCAGATTGGTCCGGCGTCTACGCAGATGACAAAGCCATTCTGGTGCATGAGCGCCTGTCAATTGTTGACGTCAACAACGGCGCACAGCCGCTGTATAACGCTGACCACACCCACGTACTGGCCGTGAACGGTGAAATCTATAACCATCAGGCGCTGCGTGCGGAGCTGAGCGACCGCTACGCCTTCCAGACCGGTTCTGACTGCGAAGTGATCCTGGCGCTGTACCAGGAAAAAGGTCTCGACTTCCTCGACGACCTGCAAGGCATGTTCGCCTTCATTCTGTGGGACAGCGTGAAGCAGCAGTACCTGATTGGCCGTGACCATATCGGGATTATCCCGCTGTATATGGGCAACGATGAGCACGGTAACCTGTTTGTTGCTTCCGAAATGAAAGCGCTGGTGCCAGTGTGCCGCACCATCAAAGAATTCCCGCCGGGAAGCTTCATGTCCAGCAGCGATGGTGAGATCCGTCGTTACTGGCAGCGTGACTGGATGGATTTCTCTGCTGTGGCTGAGAACACCACCGATGCAGCGGGCCTGAAACATGCGCTGGAAGAGTCCGTGAAAAGCCACCTGATGTCAGATGTGCCTTACGGCGTGCTGCTCTCTGGCGGTCTCGACTCTTCGATTATCTCTGCCGTGACCAAGCGCTTTGCCGCGAAACGTGTAGAAGATGAAGATAAAAGCGATGCCTGGTGGCCGCAGCTGCACTCCTTTGCTGTAGGACTGGAGGGCTCTCCTGACCTGAAAGCGGCGAAGTCAGTGGCTGATCATCTGGGTACGGTACACCACGAAATTCATTTCACCGTACAGGAAGGTTTGGATGCCATCCGCGATGTGATTTATCACATCGAAACTTACGATGTCACCACCATTCGCGCCTCGACGCCTATGTATCTGATGTCGCGCAAAATCAAAGCGATGGGCATCAAAATGGTGTTGTCCGGTGAAGGTGCAGATGAAGTGTTCGGTGGCTACCTGTACTTCCATAAGGCGCCGAACGCCAAAGAGTTCCACGAAGAAAACGTGCGTAAACTGCTGGCTCTGCACATGTTTGACTGTGCTCGCGCTAACAAAGCAATGTCGGCGTGGGGCGTTGAAGCACGTGTGCCTTTCCTGGACAAAAAATTCCTCGATGTGGCGATGCGCATCAACCCAGAAGATAAACTGTGCGGCAAAAACGGTAAGATGGAAAAACACATCCTGCGTGAGTGCTTCTCCTCTTACCTGCCAGAGAGCGTGGCATGGCGTCAGAAAGAGCAGTTCTCCGATGGCGTAGGCTACAGCTGGATCGATTCGCTGAAAGAAGTGGCGGCGAAACAGATTACCGATCAACAGCTTTCAACTGCGCATTTCCGTTTCCCGTACAACACGCCGAACTCTAAAGAAGCGTATTTGTATCGTGAAATCTTCGAAGAGCTGTTCCCGGTCGCCAGCGCGGCGGAGTGTGTACCCGGTGGTCCATCGGTAGCCTGTTCTTCCGCTAAAGCGATTGAGTGGGATGAAGCATTTAAGAACATGGATGACCCTTCAGGTCGTGCCGTGGGTGTGCATCAGTCCGCTTATAAATAA
- the ubiF gene encoding 3-demethoxyubiquinol 3-hydroxylase: protein MQDSQFDVVVVGGGMVGAALACGLAQQQFRVAVIERAEPAEFDATSPPDVRISAIGASSVALLRQLNVWPRVEAMRCAPYRKLETWEWQSAHVTFDAASLGLPELGYMVENSVLQRALWEKMQEEGVTLICPASLQGLQQHCAGWQVQLDNGTVLETRLVVGADGANSRVRQLAGIGVRGWQYAQSCMLISVECEQEVGDSTWQQFTPEGPRAFLPLFDRHASLVWYDAPARIRQLQNLPLAQLEKEIHAHFPARVGRIHVKKAASFPLVRRHATRYVMPGLALVGDAAHTINPLAGQGVNLGYRDVDALINTLVEARSQAQLWSSDAVLQRYHRQRYKDNVLMQGGMDLFYFAFSNTLSPLRFARNLGLIAAENAGALKRKVLKYALGL, encoded by the coding sequence ATGCAGGATTCACAATTTGATGTGGTGGTGGTGGGCGGCGGCATGGTCGGTGCCGCGCTGGCCTGTGGACTGGCACAGCAGCAATTCCGCGTGGCGGTGATTGAGCGTGCGGAACCGGCGGAGTTTGATGCCACCAGCCCACCCGATGTGCGTATTTCTGCCATCGGCGCTTCATCAGTGGCGCTGCTACGTCAACTGAATGTCTGGCCGCGTGTTGAAGCGATGCGCTGCGCACCTTACCGCAAGCTGGAAACCTGGGAGTGGCAAAGTGCGCACGTGACATTTGATGCAGCTTCGTTGGGTCTGCCTGAATTAGGTTACATGGTTGAAAACAGCGTGCTACAGCGCGCGCTGTGGGAAAAAATGCAGGAAGAGGGTGTGACGCTGATTTGCCCGGCGAGCTTACAGGGGCTACAGCAACATTGCGCAGGCTGGCAGGTGCAGTTGGATAACGGCACGGTGCTGGAGACGCGTCTGGTGGTTGGTGCGGATGGTGCCAACTCACGGGTACGTCAACTGGCGGGGATTGGTGTGCGCGGCTGGCAATATGCGCAGTCTTGCATGCTGATCAGCGTTGAGTGTGAACAGGAGGTGGGCGATTCCACCTGGCAACAATTCACCCCTGAAGGTCCGCGTGCCTTCCTGCCGTTGTTTGATCGCCACGCGTCACTGGTGTGGTATGACGCGCCAGCGCGTATTCGCCAACTGCAAAACCTGCCTCTGGCACAGCTTGAGAAAGAGATTCACGCTCATTTCCCGGCGCGTGTGGGCCGCATTCATGTGAAAAAAGCAGCCTCGTTTCCTTTAGTGCGACGCCATGCGACACGCTATGTCATGCCCGGTCTGGCGCTGGTAGGCGATGCCGCGCACACCATTAACCCGCTTGCCGGTCAGGGTGTGAACCTGGGATACCGGGATGTGGATGCGCTAATCAATACACTTGTTGAGGCACGCAGTCAGGCGCAGTTGTGGTCATCGGATGCGGTGTTACAGCGTTATCATCGTCAACGCTATAAAGATAACGTGCTGATGCAAGGCGGGATGGATCTGTTCTATTTTGCGTTTAGCAATACGCTTTCACCGTTACGTTTTGCGCGCAATCTGGGATTGATCGCCGCGGAGAATGCCGGAGCGCTGAAACGCAAAGTGCTGAAATACGCGTTGGGTTTGTAA
- the miaB gene encoding tRNA (N6-isopentenyl adenosine(37)-C2)-methylthiotransferase MiaB, with the protein MTKKLHIKTWGCQMNEYDSSKMADLLNSTHGYTLTEDAEEADVLLLNTCSIREKAQEKVFALLGRWKKLKANNPDVIIGVGGCVASQEGERLRERANCVDIVFGPQTLHRLPEMLNQVRGTKSPVIDISFPEIEKFDRLPEPRAEGPTAFVSIMEGCNKYCTFCVVPYTRGEEVSRPCDDILLEIAQLAAQGVREVNLLGQNVNAYRGATFDDQICTFAELLRLVAAIDGIDRIRFTTSHPIEFTDDIIDVYRDTPELVSFLHLPVQSGADRILTLMKRGHTALEYKSIIRKLLKARPDIQMSSDFIIGFPGETQQDFEQTMKLVGDVNFDVSFSFIYSARPGTPAADLPDDVTEEEKKQRLFILQERLNQQAMAWSRRMLGTTQRVLVEGISRKNVMELSGRTDNNRVVNFEAPIEMIGKFVDVEIVDIHANSLRGKLVRTEDEMGLRVNQSPAMVIARTRRENDIGVGIYQP; encoded by the coding sequence ATGACCAAAAAACTGCATATCAAAACCTGGGGCTGTCAGATGAATGAGTATGATTCATCCAAGATGGCTGACCTGCTGAACAGCACTCACGGTTATACCCTGACCGAGGACGCCGAAGAGGCGGACGTTCTGCTGCTCAATACCTGCTCCATCCGCGAGAAGGCACAGGAGAAGGTTTTCGCCCTGTTAGGACGCTGGAAAAAACTGAAGGCGAATAATCCTGACGTGATCATCGGTGTGGGCGGTTGTGTGGCGTCACAGGAAGGCGAACGCCTGCGTGAGCGTGCGAACTGCGTGGATATTGTTTTTGGTCCGCAGACATTACATCGCCTACCAGAGATGCTGAATCAGGTGCGTGGCACCAAGAGCCCGGTGATTGATATCAGTTTCCCTGAGATTGAAAAATTCGACCGCCTGCCAGAACCGCGTGCTGAAGGGCCTACCGCGTTTGTCTCGATTATGGAAGGCTGCAATAAATACTGTACCTTCTGCGTGGTGCCTTACACCCGTGGAGAGGAAGTCAGCCGTCCGTGTGACGATATTTTGTTGGAAATTGCCCAGCTCGCCGCACAAGGCGTGCGTGAGGTCAATCTGCTGGGGCAAAACGTCAATGCCTACCGTGGCGCAACCTTTGATGACCAAATCTGTACCTTTGCCGAACTGCTGCGTCTGGTCGCCGCGATCGATGGTATCGACCGTATTCGCTTCACCACCAGCCACCCGATTGAGTTCACGGATGACATTATTGATGTCTACCGCGATACGCCAGAGCTGGTGAGCTTCCTGCATCTGCCGGTACAGAGCGGTGCAGATCGCATTCTGACATTGATGAAACGCGGACACACGGCGCTGGAATACAAATCCATCATCCGTAAGCTGCTCAAGGCACGTCCTGATATCCAGATGAGTTCGGACTTTATCATCGGTTTCCCGGGTGAAACGCAGCAAGATTTCGAGCAAACCATGAAGCTGGTTGGAGATGTGAACTTCGATGTCAGCTTCAGCTTTATCTACTCTGCGCGTCCGGGTACACCGGCTGCCGACTTGCCGGACGATGTCACCGAAGAAGAGAAAAAACAGCGCCTGTTTATCCTGCAGGAACGCCTTAATCAGCAGGCGATGGCGTGGAGCCGTCGTATGCTCGGCACCACGCAGCGTGTCTTGGTTGAAGGCATCTCACGTAAAAACGTTATGGAGTTGAGCGGCCGTACCGATAATAACCGCGTGGTCAACTTTGAAGCCCCTATCGAGATGATCGGTAAGTTCGTCGATGTTGAGATCGTGGATATCCACGCCAACTCACTGCGCGGTAAGCTGGTGCGTACCGAGGATGAGATGGGCCTGCGCGTCAACCAAAGCCCAGCGATGGTGATTGCCCGTACACGCCGTGAAAATGACATTGGTGTTGGTATCTACCAGCCTTGA
- a CDS encoding PhoH family protein, which yields MNIETREIALEPADNRRLMSLCGPFDDNVKQLEKRLGVEINRRDNHFKLVGRALSVDAAVNILRDLYVDTAPVRGQIPDIEPDQIHLAIKESRVLEQTAESVPEFGKAIHIKTKRGVIKPRTPNQAQYVANILDHDITFGVGPAGTGKTYLAVAAAVDALERQEIRRILLTRPAVEAGEKLGFLPGDLSQKVDPYLRPLYDALFEMLGFERVEKLMERNVIEVAPLAYMRGRTLNDAFVILDESQNTTIEQMKMFLTRIGFNSKAVITGDVTQIDLPRSTKSGLRHAIEVLAEVEEISFNFFHSEDVVRHPVVARIVNAYEAWEEADQKRRDKLAEERKREALAAQLATHPSPQEPS from the coding sequence TTGAATATCGAAACTCGTGAAATCGCCCTTGAACCGGCAGATAACCGCCGACTGATGAGCCTGTGCGGTCCGTTTGATGACAATGTGAAGCAGCTGGAAAAACGTCTCGGTGTCGAAATCAACCGCCGGGATAATCACTTCAAGCTGGTGGGGCGCGCGTTAAGCGTGGACGCGGCGGTCAATATTCTGCGTGATCTTTACGTGGATACTGCACCGGTGCGTGGCCAAATTCCCGATATTGAGCCGGACCAGATTCATCTGGCGATCAAAGAGAGCCGCGTGCTGGAGCAAACCGCAGAGAGCGTGCCGGAGTTTGGTAAAGCCATCCACATCAAAACCAAACGCGGCGTGATAAAACCGCGTACGCCGAACCAGGCGCAGTATGTGGCGAATATCCTCGACCATGACATTACTTTTGGTGTCGGCCCAGCGGGTACCGGTAAAACTTATCTCGCCGTTGCGGCGGCCGTCGATGCGCTGGAGCGCCAGGAAATTCGTCGCATTTTGCTGACGCGCCCTGCCGTTGAAGCAGGTGAGAAGCTTGGCTTCCTGCCGGGCGATCTCAGCCAGAAGGTCGATCCCTACTTACGTCCGCTGTACGATGCCCTGTTCGAAATGCTCGGCTTTGAGCGCGTTGAAAAATTGATGGAGCGCAACGTGATTGAAGTGGCACCGCTGGCCTACATGCGCGGTCGTACGCTCAATGATGCGTTTGTGATTCTGGATGAAAGCCAGAACACCACTATCGAACAGATGAAGATGTTCCTGACGCGTATCGGCTTTAACTCTAAAGCGGTGATTACTGGTGACGTGACGCAGATTGACTTACCGCGCAGCACCAAATCGGGTCTGCGCCACGCTATTGAAGTGTTGGCGGAAGTCGAAGAGATCAGCTTTAACTTTTTCCACAGTGAAGACGTGGTTCGTCATCCGGTTGTCGCACGCATCGTTAATGCTTATGAAGCGTGGGAAGAAGCCGATCAGAAACGTCGAGACAAACTGGCTGAAGAGCGCAAGCGTGAAGCGCTGGCGGCTCAGCTAGCGACCCACCCCAGCCCGCAGGAGCCTTCATGA